GCCCTCACTTGGCGAGCCGACCCCGAGGGGATGACCCAGGTCGACCTCGCCCAGACCGTGCGCACCGACCCGATGATGGTCTCGCAGGTGCTCCGCGCGCTGGAAGCAAAGGGGCTCGTCGAACGGCGCGTCGACCCCGCTGACGCCAGGGCGCGGCGCGTGCTGGCCACCGCTGCAGGGGCCGACAAAGCACGCACAGCTAACGCCGCGGTCGAGGCGGCCGACGAGGAGTTCTTCGGCCCACGTTCGGCCGCGCCGATGTCGCTCCTCGAGCACCTCTCGCATCTGGATCGCTGATCAGTAACGA
The DNA window shown above is from Microbacterium laevaniformans and carries:
- a CDS encoding MarR family winged helix-turn-helix transcriptional regulator; protein product: MTAGLNTRFESDDASPGFMLWRVTNRWQAVMRRTLAPFDLTHVQFVLLAALTWRADPEGMTQVDLAQTVRTDPMMVSQVLRALEAKGLVERRVDPADARARRVLATAAGADKARTANAAVEAADEEFFGPRSAAPMSLLEHLSHLDR